A genomic window from Peromyscus maniculatus bairdii isolate BWxNUB_F1_BW_parent chromosome 1, HU_Pman_BW_mat_3.1, whole genome shotgun sequence includes:
- the Nipa2 gene encoding magnesium transporter NIPA2, whose protein sequence is MSLGRGKYDFYIGLGLAMTSSIFIGGSFILKKKGLLRLARKGSMRAGQGGHAYLKEWLWWAGLLSMGAGEVANFAAYAFAPATLVTPLGALSVLVSAILSSYFLNERLNLHGKIGCLLSILGSTVMVIHAPKEEEIETLTEMSQKLGDPGFVVFATFVVIVALIFIFVVGPRHGQTNILVYITICSVIGAFSVSCVKGLGITIKELLAGKPVLQHPLAWILLLSLVVCVSTQINYLNRALDIFNTSIVTPIYYVFFTTSVLTCSAILFKEWQDMPVDDVIGTLSGFFTIIVGIFLLHAFKDVSFSLASLPVSFRKDEKAVNGNLSNMYEVLNNNEEGLPCGIEHTGENISRRNGNLTSF, encoded by the exons ATGAGCCTGGGGCGTGGAAAATATGACTTTTATATTGGTCTGGGATTGGCTATGACCTCCAGCATTTTCATTGGAGGgagtttcattttgaaaaaaaaaggccttCTGCGACTTGCCAGAAAAGGCTCCATGAGAGCAG GTCAAGGTGGCCATGCATATCTTAAAGAATGGTTGTGGTGGGCTGGACTGCTGTCAA TGGGAGCTGGTGAAGTGGCCAACTTTGCTGCATATGCATTTGCTCCGGCCACACTGGTGACGCCATTAGGCGCTCTCAGCGTCCTTGTAAG tGCCATTCTGTCATCATACTTCCTAAATGAAAGACTTAATCTTCATGGGAAAATTGGGTGTTTGCTAAGTATTCTAGGGTCTACAGTTATGGTCATTCATGCTCCAAAGGAAGAGGAGATTGAGACCTTAACTGAAATGTCACAGAAGTTAGGTGATCCAG GTTTTGTGGTCTTTGCAACATTTGTGGTCATTGTGGCCTTGATTTTCATCTTTGTGGTGGGACCTCGACACGGACAGACAAACATTCTTGTGTATATAACAATCTGCTCTGTGATTGGAGCATTTTCAGTCTCCTGTGTGAAGGGTTTGGGCATCACCATCAAAGAATTGTTGGCTGGAAAGCCTGTTCTGCAGCATCCCCTGGCCTGGATTTTGCTGCTCAGCCTTGTGGTCTGTGTGAGCACACAAATCAATTACCTAAACCGGGCTCTGGACATTTTCAACACTTCCATTGTGACTCCAATATATTATGTGTTCTTTACAACTTCAGTTTTAACTTGTTCAgctattctttttaaagaatggcAAGATATGCCTGTTGATGATGTCATTGGGACTCTAAGTGGCTTCTTCACAATCATTGTGGGGATATTTTTGTTGCATGCCTTTAAAGATGTCAGTTTTAGTCTAGCAAGTCTGCCTGTATCTTTCCGGAAAGACGAAAAAGCAGTGAATGGCAATCTTTCTAATATGTATGAAGTTCTTAATAATAATGAAGAAGGTTTACCCTGTGGAATTGAACACACTGGTGAAAATATCTCCCGTAGAAATGGAAATCTGACATCTTTTTAA